The Bombus fervidus isolate BK054 chromosome 17, iyBomFerv1, whole genome shotgun sequence DNA segment GATAAGTTGTATTAATTACCATACATGCATAGACATATTTTCTGAAACAGTGATGTTCATCAATTTTTCGTGActcatatttcttaaaaatgacATTCAATACTTAATTTAATGACTTTAAATATGCTGCATTGAATAAATCGAGCtcgtttgttaaataattagCCTTATTTCGTAAAACCTTAGCACTACTAGTTGCTTCCTCTAGTATTCGTATTGTACttgcaacattttttaattcggtATCCATTTCGGACGTTGTTTCATCTACTAAATGGCACAGACGTGCAAAGGTGCTAGATAGCTCTctgcaattatatataaataatattaaaattaattttgcgataaagtaaaagtaataataattcaataaaataaaataaaactcaCTGTTGTACTTGATGACTGCAATTCGCAGACGTGAGATCCACTATTAGTTTCAACTTTTTTGTAGCATGAGATGCATACTGACGTTTAAATTCACGTTCTTTTGCTTTATTAGTCCATGTTAATCGTTCATAGAGATATAGAGCACCATAAATAGCACCGGTTACCGCTATAAGTCTCCAACCAATTGTTTTCAACATCTTAAGCAAACAATTTCAGTAAAATAGATTTCATTCCTCAATAAAATAGTTGtttttattgtgtaatataCTTACAAATCCAGCAACTATAAGTCCTCCCATAGTTCCTTGAGATGTTATAGATGCTATTGCGATTCTAGTAGCCAATGACAAATCATCTGATCTTGGTTGATGGTTTGGAGTACTtgacataaattttatagaatcaACGCTTTCTGTAGGAGACATGATTGCTGGTGGTATCTACAAATATACagattaaataacaattttattattataaaagtattttgtactatcgaataaattatcttACTTCCTGTGGATAATTAGCAATGGTTAACTTCCTTCCCTGTCTTCCGGCAAATCTATTAATTATGGCTGTAATTCCCCAAGAAAATCGAAATTCTAAATCTTCGTGAAAATCTGCGCATAGATTGTCACAATTTAATCTGTACAAAATTTCGAATGGTTCTCGTCTTGGTAAAATGTTTAGAGACATTTGTCTCTTATTCTCTGGCAATAAATTTGCCATTCGTTCTGTCATTTCTCTTTGAGAGTTTTCAATATTCAATGCCAACGCGGTGCTGAGTCTTGCTCTTAAGTTGGAacctatataaaattataaagttacaaattttataaaataaagatatggtgaataaattaaaaaaacaataataCCTAAGCCATTTTCTACGTGTGTATGAAGTTCCcgtttatatacatttagaaCTAGTGGGTCGGTATGGAACGGAACACTGAATTCATCAATAAGTACAGCTAATCTACGAATTTCTTCGCTCAGAGCTTTAGACACTCTTTGTTCTACATCCTCCACCATGTGATGAATTTTGTCCTTCATTTCTTGAGTCAGCAACATTAATTGTTGTtccatataatttaatttatcatgGACATCTTTCTTAATATACAATTGTTCACTTTTCATTCTTTGTGCCCTATCTAGTATTTCATCTAGAGTTTGTCGTATTTCCCTGAAGAAagtatatttgattttatgcactgaaaaataaatatttagatagAGTAAAACAGATAATAAGTTATTTACATAGCAATATGTTTTCCACGTTGAGAATGCTGTTCAAATTTCGTTTTCACAGCAGACTTTGAAAtacattcttcaaattttcgttcgaaatcttgaaattcgaaatatcgattttGAAATCCTTCTGCTAGTGCACCATCTACaaaaagtttcaaaaatattaaaaataaataattaatacaaaccATAAATAAAGAAACCATGTGTCTTACTATGAGCAGGTTGACCACGTTGTTCTTGCATACGAGCTTGAAGAGTTTCTTTTgctgaaacgaagaaaactcgctcttcAGCATCTTTGGGTGTATAAACTTTTAATTCTCTTGACAAGAAATCGACAGCCCGCTCTTGATGTTGTGCTCTTACCTACACaaatgtaaattgtaaataaacataagttacattataaattgtaaaaataatataaaaagcaAGAAGCACATAGTCAAGTTTCTATCACATACTATAAGCACAGAATTGATGTAACTTATTGCATTGTTAAAAGAAGATTCTATTTAACTTAATTTTAACGAGTAATTTTCCATGCTACAAAATTTGTGCACATTGTGTCTCTTGCATAGTGCACCATCGActttacttataattaaagttatatatatctttctcaGAAAGAAATATCTTACAATCAGGAAATATGAGTTCCACTATACttaaaatttaccaaatagaATAACTTACCTCCTTCTGCTCTTTGACCAGCTAAAGGATAAATGGGGTATTACATGAATTATTTAAGTAAAGCTGCCACTGCATACAGCtacttattaaaaaaaatttgtgcTTCACACATATAGTTTTGAATACactaatattaaattgtttatgTGCAAATggattttgaaataatatgtAGTACCagctttaataaaaaaaaaattcagaatctttttatacaataaacaatttacttttaatgaagtatatttaaaaatacttttttaatgACTTTATAATCCTATATTATTAAacttatatttacataatatctgtttctataaatttatataacacataCCTGTTCGAAAAATTCTGGTTCTGAAGCAGATGCATCCcatctattatttaaaatgaagaTATTTGGTTTAGATAATTTTGTAGATACTTTGTGAAAAAAGTTCTTTTCCTGCAATTAGACTGTTATAAGTACATACAACTAGAAGTAAAATGGTATAAAATTCAACAAAAGTGGATACATACTGTCACCATTAAAGTAGATTCAGCATTAGCCACAAGCACAAAAACATCTGCATCCAAACAATGTTTGTCAATCCACTCATCCAGATTTGGTGTCACATCTACTCCAGGACTGTCGACAAATACTACATCATCTCTTAATagcaaacatttttctttcggcCAAAATATTCTCACTAAATGACTTTCACATAACTTTTCTTTGCAGAGAGCATGACCTAATTGACCAACTGATTGAACAGGCTGTTTCTCAGTGGTTCCTTCTGTAATCAAGTAAGCTTCACCATTATCTGAACCTTCAACTTGTAAGAAGCAATTTGTTGTATGTCCTATGCCACttggtaaaattttatcaCGTAACATTGCGTTAATAACTGTACTCTTTCCATTGCTAGTtctgtaatattttgtaagatatataattcagATATGGCTAATACTTTTTAGTAATAATTCTAACAATATACCTTCCAAAAAATGCAACTTTCATATGATCCCTTTTAAGTACATCTCTAATTGCACGAACCTTATCAACAtaactattaattttttgtgCTTCTTCTGCAGTGACAATATTATGTTCAGCTTGCAatgctataaaaataattttagtaaaaatggtttaatatcataatttaatctttctaagatcatattttcatattcaaaatcttctatatttcaaatgaattACTTACATTTCATAAATCCTACAGTGTCCTGCACATAGTCTTCTATTTCCGAAAATATATCATTGATCTTTTTCTTGGCTTTAACAAAAATCTGAAGGGGAGAATTATCAGTTCGTATATCTGTCGATCTCAAGTGGCTGTCTCCTCCAATCATGGACATTGTGCGATTGATGTAGGCAGCCATAGTTTGTAATTTACTTTATTGTGTAAGTAATATGTTTGGCAAAGTAAGAAAAAATACAGTGCAATACTTTAGGCAGAACGATGATGCAGTGCACAGCATGCAGGATCAActgaaatcataaaaaaagcAATAATTAAATACCTTCTAAGAACAATTTCTATCTACATGATTAGATATACATTTTATGTACAGTTACATAGAATCATAAGGCacttactaaatatatataacaaaacaCATATAATAAGCAACATTGTGATACTTtaactaattatttaaatatgaacattagacaaaaaaaaaaataaataaataaaagaaagataacattataatatagcacaaagaaattttaatatattaagaaCAATACAATGTGACATATCAAAATACTATACACATTTCggtattgaaatttatatgctTCTAATGAGATAAACGTTTACATTTAAAAGTCCCAAACACTTGTGTGCAATGTATACACGTATGATTAACTATATGAAATGTATCACACATAATAAGCATTATAAAGCAATGTAATATACAAGGCAATAAAACCTTTTTGTCTTTAGTCATTGAAGTGTCCTTtgttgtaatataaatgagaTGAAAGTTTGAATGTCTCCGTTAAATCAATGCTTCCAAATCTTCTAGAACAATTTATCATCACgtgataacatttttatattaaaattagtattaatagagaatataatttatatattgtgcaaaatattcaaaggaataattttaatcgatcTTTTTTATAagtcataaataaattacacaaCGAAATGTTTTGATTCTCAT contains these protein-coding regions:
- the Marf gene encoding mitochondrial assembly regulatory factor isoform X1, which codes for MAAYINRTMSMIGGDSHLRSTDIRTDNSPLQIFVKAKKKINDIFSEIEDYVQDTVGFMKSLQAEHNIVTAEEAQKINSYVDKVRAIRDVLKRDHMKVAFFGRTSNGKSTVINAMLRDKILPSGIGHTTNCFLQVEGSDNGEAYLITEGTTEKQPVQSVGQLGHALCKEKLCESHLVRIFWPKEKCLLLRDDVVFVDSPGVDVTPNLDEWIDKHCLDADVFVLVANAESTLMVTEKNFFHKVSTKLSKPNIFILNNRWDASASEPEFFEQLVKEQKEVRAQHQERAVDFLSRELKVYTPKDAEERVFFVSAKETLQARMQEQRGQPAHNGALAEGFQNRYFEFQDFERKFEECISKSAVKTKFEQHSQRGKHIAMEIRQTLDEILDRAQRMKSEQLYIKKDVHDKLNYMEQQLMLLTQEMKDKIHHMVEDVEQRVSKALSEEIRRLAVLIDEFSVPFHTDPLVLNVYKRELHTHVENGLGSNLRARLSTALALNIENSQREMTERMANLLPENKRQMSLNILPRREPFEILYRLNCDNLCADFHEDLEFRFSWGITAIINRFAGRQGRKLTIANYPQEIPPAIMSPTESVDSIKFMSSTPNHQPRSDDLSLATRIAIASITSQGTMGGLIVAGFMLKTIGWRLIAVTGAIYGALYLYERLTWTNKAKEREFKRQYASHATKKLKLIVDLTSANCSHQVQQELSSTFARLCHLVDETTSEMDTELKNVASTIRILEEATSSAKVLRNKANYLTNELDLFNAAYLKSLN
- the Marf gene encoding mitochondrial assembly regulatory factor isoform X2 — protein: MAAYINRTMSMIGGDSHLRSTDIRTDNSPLQIFVKAKKKINDIFSEIEDYVQDTVGFMKSLQAEHNIVTAEEAQKINSYVDKVRAIRDVLKRDHMKVAFFGRTSNGKSTVINAMLRDKILPSGIGHTTNCFLQVEGSDNGEAYLITEGTTEKQPVQSVGQLGHALCKEKLCESHLVRIFWPKEKCLLLRDDVVFVDSPGVDVTPNLDEWIDKHCLDADVFVLVANAESTLMVTEKNFFHKVSTKLSKPNIFILNNRWDASASEPEFFEQVRAQHQERAVDFLSRELKVYTPKDAEERVFFVSAKETLQARMQEQRGQPAHNGALAEGFQNRYFEFQDFERKFEECISKSAVKTKFEQHSQRGKHIAMEIRQTLDEILDRAQRMKSEQLYIKKDVHDKLNYMEQQLMLLTQEMKDKIHHMVEDVEQRVSKALSEEIRRLAVLIDEFSVPFHTDPLVLNVYKRELHTHVENGLGSNLRARLSTALALNIENSQREMTERMANLLPENKRQMSLNILPRREPFEILYRLNCDNLCADFHEDLEFRFSWGITAIINRFAGRQGRKLTIANYPQEIPPAIMSPTESVDSIKFMSSTPNHQPRSDDLSLATRIAIASITSQGTMGGLIVAGFMLKTIGWRLIAVTGAIYGALYLYERLTWTNKAKEREFKRQYASHATKKLKLIVDLTSANCSHQVQQELSSTFARLCHLVDETTSEMDTELKNVASTIRILEEATSSAKVLRNKANYLTNELDLFNAAYLKSLN